A single Rhinolophus ferrumequinum isolate MPI-CBG mRhiFer1 chromosome 12, mRhiFer1_v1.p, whole genome shotgun sequence DNA region contains:
- the LOC117032320 gene encoding olfactory receptor 13C8-like yields MERTNDSVVTEFVLVGLSDHPKIQTVFFALILWLYLIILLANGVLISVIIYDTHLHTPMYFFLCNLSLLDICYTSSSVPLLLGSFLTVRKRVSFSGCMAQMFLSFATGVTESVLLGMMALDRYVAICYPLRYPAIMSKGAYVPMAAACWVSGLVDSAVQTSLAMLLPFCANNIVNHFVCEILAILKLACADISVNVISMAGSNLIVLVIPLLVISISYIFIIATVLRIPSTEGKRKAFSTCSAHLTVVILFYGTTSFMYAKPKSKSSVGADNQDIVEALISLFYGVMTPMLNPLIYSLRNKDVKAAVKNMLGRKTFSDGL; encoded by the coding sequence ATGGAAAGGACCAATGATTCCGTAGTGACAGAATTTGTCCTAGTTGGGCTTTCTGACCACCCAAAGATCCAGACAGTTTTCTTTGCACTAATTTTGTGGCTGTACCTGATAATCCTGTTGGCAAATGGAGTCCTCATCTCAGTAATCATCTATGATACTCACTTGCACACCCCCatgtatttcttcctctgtaaccTTTCCTTGCTGGACATTTGCtacaccagctcctctgtcccaCTACTTCTTGGCAGCTTTCTGACAGTAAGGaaaagggtttccttttctgggTGTATGGCGCAAATGTTTCTCTCCTTTGCCACGGGGGTCACAGAGAGTGTGCTCCTGGGCATGATGGCACTTGACCGCTATGTTGCCATCTGCTACCCACTGAGATACCCTGCCATCATGAGCAAGGGTGCCTATGTGCCCATGGCGGCTGCATGCTGGGTCTCCGGGCTTGTGGACTCAGCGGTACAGACATCTCTGGCAATGCTATTACCATTCTGTGCTAACAACATCGTTAACCATTTTGTCTGTGAAATCCTGGCTATCTTAAAACTGGCTTGTGCTGATATTTCAGTCAATGTGATCAGCATGGCAGGGTCAAATCTGATTGTTCTGGTTATTCCATTGCTGGTCATTtccatttcttacatttttatcataGCCACTGTTCTGAGGATCCCTTCCACTGAAGGAAAACGTAAGGCCTTCTCCACCTGCTCAGCCCACCTGACAGTGGTGATTCTATTCTATGGAACCACTTCCTTCATGTATGCAAAGCCCAAGTCCAAAAGCTCTGTTGGTGCAGATAACCAAGACATCGTTGAGGCCCTCATCTCCCTCTTCTATGGAGTGATGACCCCCATGCTCAATCCTCTCATTTATAGTCTGCGCAACAAAGATGTAAAGGCTGCTGTGAAGAACATGCTGGGTAGGAAAACCTTCTCTGATGGACTATAA